From Coturnix japonica isolate 7356 chromosome 3, Coturnix japonica 2.1, whole genome shotgun sequence, the proteins below share one genomic window:
- the LOC107311494 gene encoding sulfotransferase 6B1-like, translating into MSRNRERLIEIVEHCFSESDKTPSEDLLFSYDGILYPATVTSPETLEALKSFETRSDDVILVGYPKTGTNWLEQMVKEIESTDAKYTEEEMKERINAEKELQIFPRLEFGDPGVFERMKKLPSRRIMLTHLAPRFLPPSLLQGEAKILLLVRNPKDTAVSYYHFYNKMPVLPSFATWDEYFAAFMNGKLTWGSYFDHLMEWNKHIDHKRMMIISYEELKENPVLGMKKIAAFFGFSLSEEEFSKIAKKTSFQAMKEKSKETHGIFGDILFRTGVVGSWRDVFSEVQNEEMDQKFEECIGGTILATKIKYDVYCKI; encoded by the exons ATGAGCAGAAATAGGGAAAGACTCATTGAAATTGTAGAACACTGTTTTTCGGAGAGTGATAAGACTCCCTCAGAAGATCTGCTGTTTTCCTATGATGGTATTCTGTATCCTGCTACAGTTACCAGTCCAGAAACTTTGGAAGCTCTGAAATCCTTTGAAACCAGAAGCGATGATGTGATTCTAGTAGGCTATCCTAAAACAG GAACCAACTGGCTTGAACAAATGGTGAAAGAGATAGAATCAACAGATGCTAAAtatacagaagaagaaatgaaagagagaataaaTGCTGAAAAGGAGCTACAGATTTTTCCACGTCTAGAGTTTGGAGATCCTGGAGTATTTGAG AGGATGAAGAAGCTGCCTTCCCGAAGAATCATGCTAACTCATCTGGCACCTCGTTTCCTGCCCCCATCCCTTCTCCAAGGGGAGGCTAAG atcCTTCTGCTGGTTCGGAATCCCAAAGACACAGCTGTCTCCTATTACCACTTTTACAACAAAATGCCAGTGCTGCCCTCCTTTGCTACCTGGGATGAATACTTTGCAGCTTTCATGAATGGGAAAT TGACTTGGGGATCCTACTTTGACCACTTAATGGAATGGAACAAACACATCGACCACAAGAGGATGATGATCATTAGCTATGAGGAACTGAAAGAG AACCCGGTACTGGGAATGAAGAAGattgctgctttctttggaTTCTCCCTGAGTGAGGAAGAGTTTTCCAAGATAGCCAAGAAGACCAGTTTCCAAGCTATGAAGGAGAAGTCCAAAGAAACCCATGGTATATTTGGGGACATCCTCTTTCGCACGG GGGTTGTTGGAAGCTGGAGAGATGTCTTCTCTGAAGttcagaatgaagaaatggACCAAAAATTTGAAGAATGCATAGGGGGAACAATTCTGGCAACAAAGATTAAATATGATGTATACTGCAAGATCTGA